Proteins from a single region of Penaeus monodon isolate SGIC_2016 chromosome 12, NSTDA_Pmon_1, whole genome shotgun sequence:
- the LOC119579399 gene encoding arginine-glutamic acid dipeptide repeats protein-like: protein MGSKAVSSHSFPRLAGQEAHNAQSSFDLHLFSGPAAQVVGGATGGMFQNVTGFSHELRQLPASAEELRQLSSARQFITSSGELRQLTSSSAELRQLTASSGELRQLTSASGEFRQLTSSSGELRQLASTLNSYPPLLFPGELQKMVSTGDLRPLLSAENITHLTLSGGEFRLVPVSGGSWHLISKSPSGLQPTPSASTKYPALPDTTAHPLATPSQVEAIPATWGSVQLQTCNVQLQQPRSMTGSDVGPLPAVDSAMALSTTGAAPAGLAVQIANPQRQLHRPDHIRTSQPNPSHAQTQSPGNEVTRLPESAFKQDPQARLGNLQPSQSVLELEPPPLFSENLQAQSSEACAEAHSPPTFMQIQPPPSFREPHLAYFEEHVPLLNSSEEHQYPQRSFDPTQLQLHTSETVHLDPSSGTAQVVSANSGSLQQSPGVQAAQRPIAGEFRKFFSSMSQSSKSTPVPESIQSHSPSPAAKTPPSPPTEESQPLLLSPETKTPHGFPSTYQQPPLISSANQSAVARLAVESSTMPRPPTPSPARSAFRQDRDSVAVPRPLSQSKTIMRQASNSSTGKKGPSSAPDGSEQKSKGKQVTFKYEPQEDTSVIARKPSKTEATKKEKRCAQLFSYVDLSSPSSIDSLFLDSKSSPPSSVSSQSSNLPNTSRTDQLYSDSSSRCPPSVQDKKKGFSHREASTPLKPPRGSNLSSPVSPEAPKETQ, encoded by the coding sequence ATGGGATCCAAGGCGGTGAGCAGCCACTCCTTCCCGAGACTAGCAGGCCAGGAGGCGCACAACGCGCAGTCTTCCTTCGACCTGCACCTGTTCTCGGGCCCGGCAGCACAGGTGGTCGGCGGTGCCACGGGGGGGATGTTCCAGAACGTCACAGGCTTCAGCCACGAGCTGCGTCAGCTGCCAGCGTCAGCAGAGGAGCTGAGGCAGCTATCATCCGCGAGGCAGTTCATCACGTCTTCCGGGGAGCTACGTCAGCTAACTTCTTCGTCGGCAGAGCTGAGGCAACTCACAGCTTCTTCCGGGGAGCTTCGGCAGCTGACGTCTGCTTCAGGAGAATTCAGACAACTCACTTCTTCCTCAGGAGAATTGCGGCAACTTGCCTCTACCTTAAATAGCTATCCTCCCTTGTTATTTCCTGGAGAACTTCAGAAAATGGTGTCTACGGGCGATTTACGGCCGCTGCTCTCTGCGGAGAACATCACCCACCTGACCCTCTCTGGGGGCGAATTCCGCTTGGTGCCGGTGTCAGGTGGGTCTTGGCACCTGATAAGCAAGTCGCCCTCGGGACTCCAGCCAACCCCTTCAGCTTCCACCAAATACCCAGCCCTGCCTGACACAACAGCCCATCCCCTAGCGACTCCCAGTCAGGTGGAGGCCATTCCTGCAACCTGGGGAAGCGTTCAGCTGCAGACCTGCAATGTCCAGCTGCAGCAGCCTCGCTCCATGACAGGCAGTGACGTAGGGCCCCTGCCTGCTGTAGATTCGGCAATGGCCCTTAGCACTACAGGAGCAGCACCCGCGGGTCTGGCTGTGCAGATTGCAAATCCCCAACGGCAACTCCATCGGCCTGACCACATTAGAACGAGCCAGCCAAATCCATCGCACGCCCAGACGCAGTCGCCGGGCAATGAAGTGACCCGCCTACCGGAGAGTGCTTTCAAACAAGACCCACAGGCACGCCTCGGCAACCTTCAGCCATCACAGTCGGTGCTTGAGCTTGAGCCTCCTCCGCTCTTCAGCGAGAACCTCCAAGCGCAGTCGTCCGAGGCTTGCGCGGAGGCACATTCCCCGCCAACATTCATGCAGATACAGCCTCCTCCATCATTCAGAGAACCACATCTTGCATATTTTGAAGAGCATGTGCCCTTGCTGAACTCGTCAGAGGAACACCAGTATCCCCAAAGGTCCTTTGATCCGACGCAGCTTCAGCTACACACCTCTGAGACCGTTCATTTAGATCCTTCATCTGGAACAGCGCAGGTCGTTTCTGCTAACTCAGGGAGTCTTCAACAGTCTCCTGGTGTTCAAGCAGCACAAAGACCCATTGCAGGCGAATTTCGAAAGTTTTTCAGCTCAATGTCCCAGTCCAGTAAATCAACACCTGTTCCAGAAAGCATTCAGTCGCATTCGCCATCGCCTGCTGCCAAAACGCCTCCGTCTCCCCCGACCGAAGAGTCGCAACCCCTTTTACTTTCCCCAGAGACGAAAACGCCACACGGGTTTCCTTCCACGTACCAACAGCCGCCGCTTATTTCGTCAGCGAACCAATCGGCTGTAGCAAGATTAGCTGTCGAATCCAGCACCATGCCACGACCTCCAACCCCGTCTCCAGCTCGGTCTGCATTTCGCCAAGACAGAGACTCTGTAGCTGTGCCTAGGCCTCTGTCTCAAAGCAAGACAATAATGAGACAAGCTTCCAACTCATCCACAGGGAAAAAGGGCCCTTCCTCGGCGCCGGATGGCTCAGAGCAAAAGAGCAAAGGAAAACAAGTGACCTTCAAGTACGAGCCTCAGGAGGACACCTCAGTCATAGCGAGAAAACCATCGAAGACTGAAGCAACTAAAAAGGAAAAGCGATGCGCTCAACTCTTTTCCTACGTCGACTTGTCCTCCCCGAGTAGCATCGACAGCCTGTTTCTGGACAGCAAGTCCTCCCCGCCTTCGTCTGTCTCCTCACAGTCTTCTAATCTTCCCAACACCAGCAGAACCGATCAGCTGTACAGTGACAGTTCGTCTCGTTGCCCTCCGTCTGTCCAGGATAAAAAGAAAGGCTTTTCTCATCGTGAAGCTTCGACGCCTTTGAAGCCACCAAGGGGATCGaacctctcttctcctgtctctccagAAGCGCCCAAAGAAACCCAATAA
- the LOC119579788 gene encoding uncharacterized protein LOC119579788: protein MDVLTTSAQHHASPDSGGTGGGLPSLGMAACGAGAVLTCLLVSVVVARRLRPRLQKTAVEVTLTPTASDGYDPDVVQSIQCRPHSLDVLPHMPAQDAHEQDGRKIPSHESHKANKGFVAGDHLCTPGDPRKHSCNRGHAQVLDTCIRRHSEEKQDLRSTESHSEDSGLSETESEPELQELMPSGRNVASNIQSLRQIRLPSIGESCTEGEPAAHTAEAQATILILARKSSIADGAESCWSLAPGHSGEKLPNSLQRLQMASVPRQLASENRSEQPGALRYSSPSVILCHPNESRIYRSLGGGGAKVSRGLGGMESSV, encoded by the exons ATGGACGTGCTTACAACCAGCGCCCAGCACCATGCATCCCCGG ATAGcggagggacaggaggaggactCCCGTCGCTTGGGATGGCTGCATGCGGCGCGGGGGCGGTGCTGACCTGTCTGCTGGTCAGCGTGGTTGTTGCAAGGAGGCTACGTCCCCGGCTGCAGAAAACAGCGGTCGAAGTGACGCTAACGCCCACCGCCAGCGACGGCTACGACCCTGATGTAGTCCAGTCCATTCAGTGCCGCCCACACAGTCTCGACGTCCTCCCACATATGCCCGCGCAGGACGCCCACGAACAGGATGGACGCAAGATACCTTCCCATGAAAGCCATAAAGCCAATAAAGGCTTCGTTGCTGGAGACCACCTGTGCACACCCGGTGATCCAAGGAAGCATTCCTGTAATCGCGGGCACGCTCAGGTGCTGGACACTTGTATCAGACGTCACAGTGAGGAGAAGCAG GACCTCCGTTCCACTGAATCGCACAGCGAGGACTCGGGCCTGTCTGAGACCGAGTCGGAACCAGAGCTACAGGAGCTGATGCCGTCAGGCCGCAACGTCGCCTCAAACATCCAGTCTCTCCGGCAAATCCGGCTTCCCTCGATCGGCGAATCCTGTACAGAGGGAGAGCCAGCCGCGCACACTGCCGAAGCCCAGGCGACGATCCTCATCCTCGCAAGGAAATCGTCCATCGCCGACGGCGCGGAGAGCTGTTGGTCGCTCGCCCCGGGACATTCCGGTGAAAAACTCCCCAATTCCCTTCAGAGACTACAAATGGCCTCCGTTCCTAGGCAATTGGCGTCCGAAAATAGGAGTGAACAGCCTGGCGCGCTAAGATACAGCTCCCCGTCTGTGATTCTTTGTCACCCTAACGAGTCCCGTATTTATCGGAGCCTTGGCGGGGGCGGCGCGAAGGTCAGCCGGGGTCTGGGTGGGATGGAGAGCTCTGTGTGA